A single Amphiura filiformis chromosome 19, Afil_fr2py, whole genome shotgun sequence DNA region contains:
- the LOC140141399 gene encoding uncharacterized protein has translation MRVFAVLLLACIATAAYGKSVAEVERELLLTLLGQQERQPPPARICGSIRDNNEVIIPLPPSTLLPVGTGPPPQQVLVEFLGRFCELREDINSAEADGLCDALEHFVEIKDAIRDFQEEYLDNLAPNELREVILNIIIHKHVFPCDQQTTVQPPVCFEPVGTVQDLLDLVIRIPAHVDLSELRRRLEENCQ, from the exons ATGCGTGTGTTTGCGGTTCTACTGTTGGCTTGTATTGCCACAGCAGCATATGGAAAATCG GTGGCAGAGGTTGAGCGTGAATTGTTGTTAACACTTCTGGGGCAGCAGGAACGTCAGCCACCACCAGCACGCA TCTGTGGCTCCATCAGAGACAACAACGAAGTAATCATTCCATTGCCACCATCGACGCTGCTTCCAGTAG GTACAGGTCCTCCTCCTCAACAAGTACTTGTCGAATTTCTAG GTCGTTTCTGTGAACTTCGTGAAGACATAAATAGCGCAG AAGCTGACGGGTTATGTGATGCGCTAGAACACTTTGTCGAGATAAAAG ATGCCATTCGTGATTTTCAAGAGGAATATCTTGATAATTTAGCACCAAATGAACTTAGGGAAGTGATACTGAACATTATTATACATAAACACG TATTTCCTTGTGACCAACAAACGACTGTTCAGCCACCAGTATGTTTTGAGCCAGTTGGTACAGTTCAAGATTTACTTGATTTAGTGATTCGCATTCCTGCGCACGTTGATTTAAGCGAACTGCGACGCAGGCTAGAAGAGAACTGCCAGTAA